One window from the genome of Dioscorea cayenensis subsp. rotundata cultivar TDr96_F1 chromosome 3, TDr96_F1_v2_PseudoChromosome.rev07_lg8_w22 25.fasta, whole genome shotgun sequence encodes:
- the LOC120256807 gene encoding protein disulfide isomerase-like 2-3 — protein MEFVLVEFFAPWCGYCQVLTPTWERAATVLKGVVTVAALDADAHKSLAQEYGIKGFPTIKVFSPRKPPVDYQGARDVKAIAEFAYRL, from the exons ATGGAGTTTGTGCTTGTTGAGTTCTTTGCACCATGGTGTGGGTACTGTCAGGTTCTGACGCCCACTTGGGAGAGGGCTGCCACCGTCTTGAAAGGGGTCGTCACCGTCGCCGCCCTTGATGCCGATGCTCACAAGTCTCTCGCTCAG GAGTATGGAATTAAAGGATTTCCCACAATAAAGGTGTTTTCACCTAGAAAGCCACCAGTAGATTATCAAGGAGCAAGGGATGTCAAGGCTATTGCTGAGTTTGCTTATCGTCTTTAA